A stretch of the Panicum virgatum strain AP13 chromosome 9N, P.virgatum_v5, whole genome shotgun sequence genome encodes the following:
- the LOC120687225 gene encoding mediator of RNA polymerase II transcription subunit 12-like isoform X2 → MQRYTAAAGNTAAFSSAAPGARDTARLEGSPFSSSSSSSSNYPVSSRRQQQLAPYKLKCDKEPLNNKLGPPDFYPQTPNCPEETLTKEYAQAGYKETVEGIEEAREIVLSQLPHFCKPDVVVKCKEALKKRLRAINESRDQKRKAGQVYGVPLSGSLLIKSGVYPEQRPCNEDTRRKWAEALAQPNKRLRSLSEHVPHGYRRKSLFEVLTRYNVPLLRATWFVKVTYLNQARPTPNSISAGASDSQRSNQWTKDVVEYLQQILDELCSKEGAVVPPSFREQSSPGLSGTNQIKMKTEASPAGGDGEEPLVHYKWRYMVRLIQWHLTEELLVPSVLIEWLSNQLQERDSLDVLELLLPIVLGLVDTITLSQTYVRMFVELLIRCLNDASVVDSPKRPSVSSVIAELLRYMVLAVPDTFVSLDCFPLPSFVVPDVYGRGALLKITGGGGIASSKRRDAYRYLSCGYAVCSIQKRASDLATVANPNLQVRGAAKVVRALDKALITGNLSIAYSSLFNDLSDALMEERWIKEVSPCLQSSLMWIGTVELSLICSIFFLCEWATSEYRDCRASPRQNVKFTGRKDLSQIHVAVSILKNKMDELNNLSRSKSSNRITMNNNVKGSSLNDGFLVAAAVNDSSGLRSNAKNVDEKKDTNGIFESPGPLHDIIVCWLDQHEVSSVAGFMRVDVLIVELIRNGIFYPQAYVRQLIISGITDKNDTMSDVERKRRHHRTLKQLPGSSLFDILEETKTAEEQQLYEMMSTYSSERRLVLSELSCGPSFYESSRGEHTSSSGIRKQNTVASGGDKHGRVPEQVEDVKALVSSLLSFTYPQPVESEQCQIKTSFQESSTSTLSQVEIGELKNGCEDCMRSGGQKLDDGATQFQGFPLIQPDEEDIWWVRKGTKLHESFNVEPAQKSVKQTSRGRAKVVRKTQSLAQLAAARIEGSQGASTSHVCESKLSCPHHKPNNDGDDVKDFDHTRMANLTEVGKSLKRLRLIERRSVSLWLLKSIRQLVEGNEMTASKTTNSMSTLSLQPDDKSVSKWRLGDEELLSVLYVLDTCCDLVSGARFLVWLLAKIRGGLGSSGQPGRSSMHMRNREHQVCQVSEALVFSSLLRYENILLATDILPDVLSASVNRNSVSATGRHPGSAAFAYVRYFLKKYRDVASVARWEKNFRTTCDQRLLAELDNGRSIDGDLVSSSGISAGDEIDEQVRQKLNGRSSRLLQNMKEIVQRQADEVQRSLKEKKVLAAPKSPPSFEKEDSYQISHDIVLGLVECIRQNGGANPDGDLSIVASAVSAVVVNAGHVIAKHLDFAGGNYQGVNSVSNSLNFVRHTLRIHINSLCLLKESLGDRFSRVFEIALAAEASAAVTAAFAPAKIHRNQFQPSPETHDAYGNNTSDLGNSAKGFVGRTAKVAAAVSALVVGAIVHGAVSLERMVSALKIKDGLDILQLLRGLKTSTNGVSRPAGTFRMENSAEVSAHWFRILLGNCRTVYDGLIADILGESYILALSRLQQTLPLSVIFPPAYSIFAMVLWRRYIFNREDPQLYQSLSNAINDITRHQPFREICFRNTHQLYNLLACDVGDSEFAALLESHNPDRNSKILPFIPLRARLFLDAIVDCNTPTTTQGDGASEPCDPKDNELKLSERLMQLLDTLQPAKFHWQWVEMRLLLDEQALMEKVAAGKTALESLRSLSPNAEGFALSDSEKGFTEVILSRLLARPDAAPLYSEVVHLLGKLQESLVMDVKWILQGQDAILGRRSTRQQLVHIAQRKGLSTKAQVWKPWGWSSVLSDVIANKTAKRKLEVTSIEEGEVVDDTVDAKRPSKTSSHSVDRSFEGIRSINKYLTEKALVELVLPCIDRSSADIRGILSGDLIKQMGAISEHIKAISRNGAKQAGSVSSGNEMPSSKSSGRKGIRGGSPNIGRRTPVGNDPSPPSASALRAALWLRLQFIIRLLPVIMADRSMRHTLSSAILGLLGTRMIYEDADLPLPPTNATALRREVDSLLEPPLDVLLDRPGESLFERLLCVLHALLGSCKPSWLKSRSASKSTIRTQRDFSAFDNEAAEGLQSALDHMELPETIRRRIQAAMPILPPSRHPSIQCQPPQLSLAALTPLQSCTSSAGPQQKQGCVSWVPTNVSSRSKAVLPSHDPEMEIDPWALLEDGTSCPSTSSGSNGTSGVTGDHANLKACSWLKGTVRVRRTELTYIGSLDDDS, encoded by the exons GAAGCTAGAGAGATTGTACTCAGCCAGCTCCCGCACTTTTGCAAGCCAGATGTCGTCGTAAAATGCAAGGAG GCACTAAAGAAGAGGTTAAGAGCTATCAACGAATCTCGTGATCAAAAGAGAAAG GCTGGCCAAGTTTATGGAGTTCCGCTTTCTGGATCTCTATTGATCAAGTCTGGAGTTTATCCGGAGCAAAGGCCATGTAATGAAGACACACGCAGAAAATGGGCTGAG GCTCTTGCTCAGCCAAACAAGCGGCTGCGTTCACTATCTGAGCATGTTCCTCATGGTTATCGTAGGAAATCACTTTTTGAAGTTCTCACTCGATACAATGTCCCATTGTTAAGGGCAACATGGTTTGTGAAAGTCACATACCTCAATCAG GCCCGTCCGACACCAAACAGTATTTCAGCTGGTGCTTCTGATAGTCAGCGATCTAATCAGTGGACAAAGGATGTTGTTGAATATTTACAACAGATTTTGGACGAACTTTGTTCGAAAGAGGGTGCTGTTGTACCTCCATCTTTTAGAGAGCAGTCATCACCAGGACTTTCTGGTACCaatcaaataaaaatgaaaactgAAGCATCCCCAGCTGGTGGAGATGGTGAAGAACCCTTGGTGCACTACAAATGGCGGTATATGGTTCGTCTCATCCAATGGCATCTCACAGAAGAATTGCTTGTTCCGTCGGTACTTATCGAATGGTTATCTAACCAACTTCAG GAGAGAGATTCACTTGATGTTTTAGAGCTGCTTTTGCCTATTGTACTTGGTCTGGTTGACACCATTACTCTCTCACAAACATACGTGCGCATGTTCGTGGAGCTACTAATTAGATGTCTCAATGATGCTTCTGTTGTGGACAGTCCAAAAAGGCCATCAGTTTCTTCTGTTATAGCAGAGTTATTGCGATACATGGTACTAGCAGTGCCAGATACATTTGTTTCTCTGGATTGCTTTCCGCTTCCGTCATTTGTGGTTCCTGATGTATATGGTAGAGGTGCTTTGTTGAAGATAACTGGTGGTGGTGGAATTGCTAGTTCTAAGAGGCGAGATGCTTATCGCTACTTGTCTTGTGGTTATGCTGTTTGTTCAATCCAGAAACGTGCATCTGATCTTGCAACTGTTGCCAACCCTAACCTTCAAGTGCGTGGTGCAGCCAAAGTGGTACGGGCTTTGGACAAAGCTCTCATCACAGGAAATTTGTCAATTGCATACTCTTCACTCTTTAATGATTTATCTGATGCGTTAATGGAAGAGAGATGGATTAAAGAAGTCAGCCCCTGTTTGCAGTCTTCTCTGATGTGGATTGGAACTGTTGAGCTATCCCTAATCTGTTCCATATTTTTCCTTTGTGAATGGGCGACAAGTGAATACCGTGATTGCCGTGCATCTCCCCGTCAGAATGTAAAATTTACAGGAAGAAAGGATTTGTCTCAGATACATGTGGCAGTATCTATCTTGAAGAATAAAATGGACGAGTTGAATAACTTGTCCCGTTCTAAGAGTAGCAATCGCATTACCATGAATAATAATGTCAAAGGTTCTTCATTGAATGATGGTTTTTTGGTAGCAGCTGCTGTCAATGATTCTTCTGGATTAAGAAGTAATGCAAAGAATGTGGATGAGAAGAAGGATACGAATGGTATCTTTGAAAGCCCTGGTCCGCTGCATGATATTATCGTATGTTGGTTGGATCAGCATGAGGTTAGCAGTGTTGCAGGTTTTATGCGGGTGGATGTTCTCATTGTAGAACTTATCCGCAATGGTATATTTTATCCTCAGGCTTATGTCAGGCAGCTAATTATTAGTGGAATTACTGACAAGAATGACACAATGTCGGATgttgaaagaaaaaggaggcatCACAGAACTTTAAAACAGCTTCCAGGATCTTCTTTATTTGATATTCTTGAGGAAACCAAAACTGCTGAAGAGCAACAATTATATGAGATGATGTCAACATACTCTAGCGAGCGCCGCCTTGTTCTTTCAGAACTTTCATGTGGTCCCTCATTTTATGAAAGTAGCAGGGGTGAGCATACTTCAAGTTCAGGCATTCGGAAGCAGAATACAGTTGCATCAGGAGGTGATAAGCATGGAAGGGTGCCAGAACAAGTTGAAGATGTAAAAGCCCTAGTGTCAAGTCTGTTGAGTTTTACATATCCTCAGCCAGTGGAATCAGAACAATGCCAAATCAAAACAAGCTTTCAAGAATCATCAACTTCAACCCTCTCACAAGTTGAAATTGGAGAATTAAAAAATGGATGCGAGGATTGTATGAGGTCTGGGGGGCAGAAATTGGATGATGGTGCCACTCAATTCCAAGGGTTTCCATTGATTCAACCAGACGAGGAAGATATTTGGTGGGTTAGGAAAGGGACAAAGTTACATGAATCTTTCAATGTTGAACCTGCACAGAAGTCTGTTAAGCAAACTTCTAGGGGTAGGGCAAAAGTGGTTCGTAAAACACAAAGTCTTGCACAGCTTGCTGCTGCTAGAATTGAAGGTAGCCAGGGGGCGTCTACTAGTCATGTTTGTGAAAGCAAGCTGAGCTGTCCGCACCATAAGCCTAATAATGATGGTGACGATGTCAAAGATTTTGATCACACGAGGATGGCAAATCTGACTGAAGTTGGAAAGTCACTAAAAAGACTTAGATTGATCGAAAGACGATCTGTTTCTTTGTGGTTGTTGAAATCAATAAGACAACTTGTTGAAGGAAATGAAATGACAGCTTCTAAAACTACCAATTCCATGAGCACCCTTTCCTTACAACCTGATGATAAATCTGTTTCCAAATGGAGGCTAGGTGATGAAGAATTGTTGTCAGTTCTCTATGTACTGGATACATGCTGTGATTTGGTCTCTGGTGCTAGGTTTCTTGTATGGTTGCTGGCAAAAATTCGTGGTGGATTGGGCTCCTCAGGCCAACCTGGGAGGAGTTCTATGCATATGAGGAACAGAGAACACCAAGTTTGTCAGGTCAGCGAGGCACTTGTGTTCTCATCTCTACTTAG GTATGAGAACATACTTCTTGCAACTGATATCTTGCCGGATGTTCTAAGTGCTTCAGTGAACAGAAATTCTGTGTCAGCAACTGGCAGGCATCCGGGTTCAGCAGCTTTTGCTTATGTCCGATACTTTTTGAAGAAATACAGAGACGTGGCTAGCGTGGCTAGGTGGGAGAAAAACTTTCGGACCACATGTGACCAGCGGCTGTTAGCTGAGCTTGATAATGGGAGGTCAATTGATGGCGATTTGGTTTCTTCTTCGGGGATTTCAGCAGGTGACGAGATTGATGAGCAGGTGCGCCAAAAGTTGAATGGACGGAGTTCAAGACTTTTGCAGAATATGAAAGAGATAGTGCAGCGGCAAGCTGATGAGGTTCAACGCAGTTTAAAGGAAAAGAAAGTTCTTGCTGCACCCAAGAGTCCACCCTCTTTCGAGAAAGAAGATAGTTATCAGATTTCACATGACATTGTTTTGGGCTTAGTAGAATGTATCAGACAAAATGGGGGTGCAAATCCAGATGGAGACCTGTCAATAGTTGCTTCTGCTGTTTCTGCAGTTGTTGTCAATGCTGGGCATGTGATAGCAAAGCATTTGGATTTTGCAGGAGGTAATTATCAAGGTGTTAATTCTGTGAGTAATTCGCTAAATTTTGTTCGACACACTTTGCGTATCCACATAAATTCTCTTTGCTTACTGAAAGAATCTCTTGGGGATCGCTTCAGTCGTGTATTTGAAATAGCTCTGGCAGCTGAAGCTTCTGCAGCTGTTACAGCAGCTTTTGCTCCTGCAAAGATACACCGCAATCAGTTTCAACCTTCTCCTGAGACCCATGATGCATATGGAAATAATACAAGTGACCTCGGCAACTCAGCGAAAGGTTTTGTTGGGAGGACTGCAAAAGTAGCTGCTGCTGTTTCTGCTCTTGTTGTGGGGGCTATTGTTCATGGAGCTGTTAGCCTTGAGCGGATGGTTTCTGCTTTAAAAATAAAAGATGGTTTGGACATTCTGCAGCTCCTAAGAGGTTTGAAAACAAGTACAAACGGTGTATCCCGTCCTGCTGGAACTTTCAGGATGGAGAATTCCGCAGAAGTTTCGGCACATTGGTTTAGGATTCTATTGGGGAACTGCAGAACTGTCTACGATGGGCTTATTGCTGATATTCTTGGTGAATCATACATTCTTGCACTCTCAAGGTTGCAGCAGACTCTGCCTTTGAGTGTGATCTTTCCTCCAGCCTACTCAATTTTTGCAATGGTTCTTTGGAGACGATATATTTTTAACCGTGAAGATCCACAGCTTTATCAGTCTCTATCAAACGCAATAAACGATATTACCAGACATCAGCCTTTTCGGGAAATCTGCTTCCGTAATACACATCAGCTGTATAATCTTCTGGCTTGTGATGTTGGTGATTCGGAGTTTGCAGCATTGCTTGAAAGTCATAACCCTGACAGGAATTCAAAAATATTGCCGTTTATACCTCTCCGCGCCCGGCTTTTTCTGGATGCTATCGTTGATTGCAACACACCAACTACTACTCAGGGTGATGGTGCTTCAGAACCTTGTGACCCCAAAGATAATGAGTTAAAGCTCTCAGAGAGGCTTATGCAACTACTTGATACTCTTCAGCCTGCAAAGTTCCATTGGCAATGGGTTGAGATGAGGCTTCTTTTAGATGAACAGGCTCTTATGGAAAAAGTTGCAGCAGGCAAGACAGCACTTGAATCACTTCGGTCATTGTCCCCTAACGCTGAGGGTTTTGCCCTCTCTGACAGCGAGAAAGGGTTTACTGAAGTCATTCTATCAAGGCTACTTGCTAGACCTGATGCTGCTCCTCTCTACTCAGAAGTTGTCCACCTTCTTGGAAAACTTCAGGAGTCACTTGTCATGGATGTAAAATGGATCTTACAAGGGCAAGACGCTATTCTTGGGCGTAGGTCAACAAGACAGCAGCTTGTTCATATTGCCCAACGAAAAGGGCTTTCAACAAAGGCACAAGTTTGGAAACCATGGGGTTGGTCCAGCGTGCTTAGTGATGTCATTGCTAATAAAACTGCAAAAAGGAAGTTGGAAGTCACATCAATTGAGGAAGGAGAAGTTGTGGATGACACTGTTGATGCTAAAAGGCCTAGCAAGACTTCCTCCCATAGTGTGGATAGAAGCTTTGAAGGAATTAGAtctataaataaatatttaactGAGAAAGCCCTAGTTGAATTAGTTTTGCCATGCATTGACAGAAGTTCTGCTGATATCCGTGGTATACTTTCTGGTGATTTGATCAAACAGATGGGAGCCATTAGTGAGCATATCAAAGCAATATCTCGAAATGGTGCTAAACAAGCTGGTTCAGTTTCTTCAGGAAATGAGATGCCATCAAGCAAATCCAGTGGTCGTAAAGGAATTCGAGGTGGAAGTCCAAATATTGGCAGAAGAACTCCGGTTGGTAATGACCCAAGTCCTCCTTCAGCATCTGCTCTGCGGGCAGCGCTGTGGTTACGCCTCCAATTCATCATTAGGTTGCTTCCAGTAATCATGGCAGACAG GAGCATGAGACATACACTTTCTTCTGCAATTCTGGGCCTGCTTGGAACACGCATGATTTATGAAGATGCAGATTTGCCCCTTCCTCCTACCAATGCAACTGCTTTAAGGCGGGAGGTGGATTCCTTGCTGGAGCCTCCCCTGGATGTCCTGCTTGATCGCCCTGGTGAAAGTCTTTTTGAGAGGCTGTTATGTGTACTCCATGCACTGCTTGGCAGCTGCAAACCAAGTTGGCTGAAGTCAAGGTCAGCCTCTAAGTCAACTATTCGAACTCAGCGAGATTTCTCCGCATTTGATAATGAAGCAGCTGAGGGCTTGCAG TCTGCATTGGATCACATGGAGTTGCCTGAAACAATCAGGCGGAGGATCCAAGCAGCAATGCCTATTCTGCCCCCATCTCGACACCCTTCTATACAGTGCCAACCTCCTCAGTTGTCGTTGGCTGCATTGACACCACTCCAGAGCTGTACATCAAGTGCAGGTCCTCAACAGAAGCAAGGTTGTGTGAGTTGGGTGCCTACCAATGTCTCGAGCAGAAGCAAGGCGGTATTGCCTTCTCATGATCCTGAGATGGAGATAGATCCATGGGCTTTACTCGAAGATGGCACAAGCTGTCCCTCCACGTCATCTGGAAGCAATGGAACGAGTGGCGTGACGGGTGACCATGCTAATCTGAAAGCGTGCAGCTGGCTCAAGGGTACTGTGAGGGTGAGGAGGACAGAACTGACCTACATTGGGTCACTAGATGATGACAGCTGA